The Styela clava chromosome 13, kaStyClav1.hap1.2, whole genome shotgun sequence genome has a window encoding:
- the LOC120332411 gene encoding iron-sulfur cluster transfer protein NUBPL-like — MFITILNMFWKSANKLVPICRPAKKTSIRIYSTHKKDDSERQKEMMRRGLPKVQKIDGVKNILLVASGKGGVGKSTVAVNLACAMKSLKNNFKVGLLDADIYGPSIPKLMNLKGNPELTQDDKMVPLTNYDIPCMSMGFLVDEKSPIVWRGLMVMQAIQRLLRQVNWGILDILVIDMPPGTGDVQLSITQNVPVTGAIIVSTPQDIALSDARRGAEMFHKVNVPVYGIIQNMSVFCCPNCGTKTNIFGTGMLENLATEMKIDILGNIPLHPQICVDSDRGVPITINTPDSDQAKEFIKVADKVCKRIFDS, encoded by the exons ATGTTTATAACtattttgaatatgttttgGAAAAGTGCTAACAAGTTAGTACCAATTTGTAGACCAGCGAAGAAGACATCAATAAGAATATATAGCACCCACAAAAAG gATGATTCTGAGAGACAAAAAGAAATGATGCGAAGAGGACTTCCCAAAGTACAAAAAATTGATGGTGTCAAAAATATTCTTCTTGTGGCTTCTGGAAAAGGAGGTGTTGGAAAATCAACTGTGGCTGTGAATCTGGCTTGTGCAATGAAATCCTTGAAAAAT aattttaaagTTGGTTTGCTGGATGCAGATATTTATGGTCCATCAATTCCAAAATTAATGAATTTAAAAGGAAACCCAGAATTGACTCAAG ATGACAAAATGGTCCCTTTGACAAACTATGATATTCCTTG CATGTCTATGGGATTCTTGGTTGATGAGAAATCTCCAATAGTATGGAGGGGTCTGATGGTCATGCAAGCTATTCAGAGACTACTAAGACAG GTCAACTGGGGAATTCTTGATATCCTGGTAATAGACATGCCACCTGGAACAGGGGACGTGCAACTTTCAATAACACAGAACGTACCAGTAACAG GTGCGATAATTGTATCAACTCCTCAAGACATCGCCCTTTCAGATGCTCGTAGAGGAGCAGAGATGTTTCATAAAGTCAACGTGCCA GTTTATGGGATAATACAAAACATGAGTGTGTTCTGTTGCCCAAATTGTGGAACAAAGACCAATATATTTGGTACTGGAATGTTGGAGAACCTGGCAACTGAAATGAAGATAGACATTTTAG GAAATATTCCACTTCATCCACAAATTTGTGTAGATTCAGACAGAGGAGTACCAATAACAATAAATACTCCAGATAGTGATCAA GCGAAAGAATTTATTAAGGTAGCTGATAAAGTTTGCAAGCGAATTTTCGATTCTTGA